CAAATGGCGCTATCAGATCCTTAGCCATTACTCTGATTCTCAAATGGTTAAGATTCAATCCTAAAGCATCCGAAGAAGCACTCTCGTTTATTCTAACAAGTTTGGACAGCAATAATGGGGATATTGTGTCGAGCATTCTGGATAGATTACCTGAAATCGTATGCGTTATGCAAGAATTCGCGAAGATCATCTTAACTAGAGTGTTCAAACTCGGAATGAAATCTACAATTAATACAACGACCACTATTCAAGACAGTATTAATATGTTATGTTTGCAGTCGGGATGTTAAACTTCTAAAAGTGAGTTAAATATTGTAAGATAAGATTAAAACTTTGTTCCgaatttttgttgaatataTCAGGTTTAAATTATATGTTTGTAAtaattgttttatttattttctattttggCGAATAGATGAAAATATTAAGGAGGGtggttttgatttttttcaaattgcatCATGCACAGAAAAAATTGAGCGATTCATTTGCTTCTAAGCAATTATTGCTTGTTcatgtgaaatgaataatttttttggacTTGGAATAATTTCATTGGCGAAGCGCGGGTAAACACGATAAGCGAGCGCGGGTAACAAACGAAGTTCTTcaagatgaattttttttttttatttttcgaacgatatcaATCCGGGTAATTTGGTTGACTAATTTGAGgtggtagatcacgaatatgcacttAGATTTTTTGTGGGATCTGTACtctgggaaaaaaatcacttttagtggaaaatttcgaaaaaattgatcaactttgaCGAGCTGTAGCAGTCAGGAAAGAGGCACTGGACAtgagctgatttttttggtaatAGATTgcttctttgcgaatagaaaaaaccacattTGATTCATCTGCctcgaacagttcagattttatgattttttccgcgaaggtccaaaatttccagtttttcatcgaccataacttgaaaaataatcctttcagcaaaattctgtttgcatattcgtaatctacgcccgcGATTTAGTGAACTCTCCAATTTTGTTGGAAATCggggagatcgaaaatttttcaaattttccatacatatgtatggaaaaaattgcgattttttgaaaaatatttttggtctccgatcaaaaccaaatttattctgttcactaattcgagggcgtagaacacgaatatgcaaacagatatttttaaaaaaatttattttccaagTTATAGTCGacgaaaaattcgagattttagaccttcacggaaaaaatcataaaatctgaactgttcgcggCAGCTGAATgaaacatgttttttttttcattcgcgAAAGATCaatatatcaccaaaaaaatgagtatatgtccagtgccttttttctggctgctacagctacTCAAAGttaaccaattttttcgaaattttgcactgaAAGTGATTTTTTCCCAAAGAATTTAATTGCCTATTCGTAATATACGACCTCAAATTAGTCACATTACTAGGGTtgatatcgttcgaaaaataaaaaaattttgatttagaAGAATTTAGTCTGCTACCTGCCCTCGCTTATCGTGTTTACCCCCGCTCCACCAACGAAATtgtccgaaaaaaattattcatttcacatgAACCAGCAATAATTACTTAAAACCAAATTTCAAGAGAAGATGGTTTCGAAATAATgagtaaatttcattatttctcttTCTCTCATTCcgatgaataaataatatcgAAATATAAGTTTGGCAACGCCGCGCACGATCAACTCCCCCCATCGAAGCACCGTACGTCAGAAGGGATTTTGACGTTTGGGATCAAAGAGTTAGGTAACCTAACCtctatttgatgttctgtgacctaacacctaacctaactctaaaATCTTCGGGTTGGTATAAAATTCCAGCCAGAGTcgctgctgaatccaaaatctAACAAAAACTAGCCTATCTGATTCTTCCTTTTTTGACATCTTCGGAGTGACCAACTCAGCGACGAGTAATTCGAAGAGATTTTCATGAGATTTTGGTGTTAAGATTCGCTGCCTACTCCAACACACAAATCAACATATCCGATTCTTTCTTGTTGGATATCTTTGGAATGAGCTCCGAACCACATGGCCCACCCAGCcatgaggaattggaaatgattttgGCGTTTGGAAGGAACCAGTATCACAGTCGCTGCTAAACCAATACACAAACTAACCCATCCGATTTGATTCTAAGTTCAACCGTCTGTTcagatattcctgaacagtattGTCAGTATTTCacagacgatgcctattggcccagtcgttcgagttctattgtaaTTGGGTTACGGGCCAATAAAACCAACAATATCGGAAAAGGCCCCAAGCCTCCCTGTCTGGGAGAGAGCTTGTTTGAGAAAAGAAGAAGACTAACTTATCTGATTCTTCCTTGTTTGACATCTTGGAAAGAGTTCCGCACCACATGGCCTactcagcaatgaggaattcgaaaggaTTTTGGCGTTTGGGAGGAACCCTAGACCCAACGATTATATCCGCTCATGCAATTCCTATTACTCCTACATTTATCGGTCTTAACACAACCAACCACCTCGTATCcagattaaaattgaaataaaaaatgttttttttttataaaaccaATATATTTACAAAACCACAGCTTTCAGTATCTTTATATTTTTAACCTAAAAACATGTAGATacatcaataaaatatttccagtcaacattgaaaattcatcataaaatataaattttgttgTGACATACACTTTTAGAGATCAGTCTCACAGATTTATCATTTCAATCTTCTGACAAATTATGATTAATTTCTTTGAAGAAGGTCACAATTATTCATCTTAAATCTTGCATACAGTATCAGTGAGACAACAAATAAACTAGAAATTGAATGAGGATCATACAGTGCTtctttatataaaaaaaaagatattacgTCAGGTACCCAATTACCTATCAAATTCACATGGTGAAATTAATAATGAggtttctcaaatttttcaatctatATATAATATTGAGATCTATCTTCATTACCGTCATTCACAAAGCTACCACTGAGTCGTCAGAGTTATTCAATACAAATTATAAAACATCtgagaactgaaaatttccataaaattgCACAGTTCCATTGTTACATTAGGAAAACATACCCCTTGTTAAAATAATAATGGCACAAAAATGATTGTCAGTTTTCTGTAGAAAGGAAAACCccctcaattcaaaaataaatcagtaCATTTAAAATTTACAGAACACATTCGGTATTCAGAAATCAAATTTAGCAAGATAAAACTCGTATATCTATTCAATCAACTCAAAATTGCTATTTACACAACTGAAACAGGAGGAGAAATTATTTGTTCCAGTCTGAAACAAAACTTGGGACGGTGTTTCACTTCTTTCTTTTAGTTGGAGTGGACGAAAACACATGTGAATTATTCCATGTTTTTTCAGACATGGACGGAGCAATGTTTTCAGAATAATAGCCCATATCAGAAGAACCTTCAGATTTGGTAGGTATATCATTTGTATTATGTTCTCTCAACTCCTCTGACTGACTGAAAGAACTATGGAAATCTTTAAAACTATCAGACAGTCTTTTACGTTGACTCGAAAAAATTCCTGTTTTAGGCGTATTACTTAGAGATATGTCCATCTTTTCATTATCACTGTCTGGATATACCTCATCAATAGACATTATGCCTgaatttccataagaaaaatcaTCAGATGCTAATCCAGACTCTTTCACAGTATTCTCTGTAATTAAAATGTTATCAAGTGAAAGAATACTTTATAAAGGATAATTATGCTGTATCCAAGTTACCACTTACCATTTCCTTCAAAGTCAAAAGATTTCTCAAGATCTTTTTCATGATCTGAACCCTTTTCTGAAAAGACTAGTCTACAAACAGATTTTAATTCTCTTGTAGAGTTTTTAGAACTATCTCGATGTGACATCTCATTTTCAGGAGTTATTGGAGAGAGACCACATTCTTTGAATACTTTTTTATCCATTTCATCgctgaaactaaaatttaaccCTGTAACGCAATGCAATCCAACTTGGAAAAAGCCAAATAGTTGAATTTGTTGTTCAAATTCAAACAGATATTATAGTCACATAACACCAAAAATAACTCTCCTCATCTCAACTTCATTGCAGTGTTTGGGACAAAAATTCTCCGAATAGGTTATTGAAAAGTATTGTGAATTTGggaaaatatcaattcattcataTTTCCAACTGTAAATTTCGATTACCTTTTAACTTTCAATTCTTCAGGGGGTGAAAACTGAACTGGTGAGTCCAGTAACGATATTAACGGAGATGGTTTTGGTGTCTCACACtcaaaatcaaataattttttatagtatACATCTTCAGGTAGGTACTGCTCTTTATCCTCACTAGCATTGGATATATCCATTGcactattgttgaaacctatcaCATGAGGTCCTGCAGAAAAAGGTATCCAGAGGTTCAAGGCAGAATGAGCATATGTTGGATGTTGTACATTTCATTACCAGTTTCAGTTGAAAATAATCGAGGATAAAAAAACTCATTTGGGATCTTACCTTCAAGAAGTTTTTTATTGA
Above is a window of Coccinella septempunctata chromosome 5, icCocSept1.1, whole genome shotgun sequence DNA encoding:
- the LOC123313435 gene encoding uncharacterized protein LOC123313435; amino-acid sequence: MEYKKIENSTPSSGKNRLVEKVRNSNINCDSPFRLLPNISTPPSRMFTVRNPFESPLLERLHLPVCSPGLFAKSTPKKEEKFIWSICDISNLKPAEIDTNCYQENTCTKLDPQKESLIQDKISTFFRHNAIVPSPAPRENERKLVAFSSDLDCHEVKKESTVNKKLLEGPHVIGFNNSAMDISNASEDKEQYLPEDVYYKKLFDFECETPKPSPLISLLDSPVQFSPPEELKVKSFSDEMDKKVFKECGLSPITPENEMSHRDSSKNSTRELKSVCRLVFSEKGSDHEKDLEKSFDFEGNENTVKESGLASDDFSYGNSGIMSIDEVYPDSDNEKMDISLSNTPKTGIFSSQRKRLSDSFKDFHSSFSQSEELREHNTNDIPTKSEGSSDMGYYSENIAPSMSEKTWNNSHVFSSTPTKRKK